Proteins from one Paenibacillus amylolyticus genomic window:
- a CDS encoding Cof-type HAD-IIB family hydrolase, translating into MSELKYKLLALDMDGTLLNDNHEITQETAKWIQIAIRRGVHVCLSTGRAVFHAMPYAVQLGLETPMVTVNGSEVWKAPHDLHMRHLMDPALIRQMQEIGEKYNSWYWAYSVEELFNRDRWTDNIEGLEWLKFGFNTEVDEVRHQIMMELQQMGGLQMTNSSPVNIEINPAGVSKASGVAEVCKLLGIEMSEVVAVGDSLNDLAVIEAVGLGVAMGNAQEQVKEAADLIVASNNEDGIVEVIREHILKGA; encoded by the coding sequence ATGAGTGAACTGAAATACAAATTGCTTGCATTGGATATGGATGGAACATTGCTTAATGATAATCATGAAATTACGCAGGAGACCGCCAAGTGGATACAGATTGCCATTCGTCGGGGTGTACATGTGTGCCTTTCCACGGGAAGAGCCGTGTTCCACGCGATGCCTTATGCAGTTCAGCTTGGACTGGAGACACCGATGGTGACCGTAAACGGTAGTGAAGTCTGGAAAGCCCCGCATGATCTGCACATGCGTCATCTGATGGACCCGGCATTGATTCGTCAAATGCAGGAGATCGGTGAGAAATATAACAGCTGGTACTGGGCATACTCCGTGGAAGAGCTGTTCAATCGTGATCGCTGGACGGACAATATTGAAGGTCTGGAATGGTTGAAATTCGGCTTCAATACCGAAGTGGATGAAGTTCGTCACCAGATCATGATGGAACTGCAACAAATGGGTGGCCTGCAAATGACCAACTCCTCACCCGTTAATATTGAGATCAACCCTGCCGGGGTATCCAAAGCAAGTGGTGTAGCGGAAGTCTGCAAGCTGCTGGGTATAGAGATGTCCGAAGTTGTTGCTGTTGGAGACAGTTTGAATGATCTGGCTGTCATTGAGGCGGTAGGTTTGGGGGTAGCTATGGGTAATGCGCAAGAGCAGGTGAAGGAAGCGGCTGATCTGATTGTAGCGAGTAACAATGAAGACGGCATCGTCGAAGTGATTCGTGAACATATTTTGAAGGGGGCGTAA
- a CDS encoding DUF456 domain-containing protein, which produces MAGTVYPILPGAVAIFFAFLVYGWFFSFDPFGVWFWIIQILIVVVLFVADYVVSAWGVKKFGGSKLSTTLSTIGVIIGPFVIPAFGLVLGPFIGAFIGEMIGGSSPSKASKVGFGSVVGLFTSTVMKIILQIVMIVLFIIWVVRFA; this is translated from the coding sequence ATGGCTGGAACGGTATATCCGATACTGCCTGGTGCTGTAGCCATTTTCTTCGCGTTTCTGGTCTACGGCTGGTTCTTTAGCTTTGATCCGTTTGGTGTGTGGTTCTGGATCATTCAGATTCTGATTGTGGTTGTGTTGTTTGTCGCTGATTATGTCGTCAGCGCATGGGGTGTGAAGAAGTTTGGTGGCTCCAAGTTATCGACCACGCTGAGTACCATTGGTGTGATCATTGGCCCATTTGTCATTCCGGCATTCGGACTGGTATTGGGACCATTTATCGGTGCTTTTATCGGGGAAATGATCGGTGGGTCCTCACCTTCCAAAGCGTCAAAAGTCGGATTCGGTTCCGTGGTGGGGCTATTTACAAGCACCGTGATGAAAATTATTTTGCAAATCGTCATGATTGTTCTCTTTATTATCTGGGTGGTAAGATTCGCCTAA